A stretch of Gossypium hirsutum isolate 1008001.06 chromosome A06, Gossypium_hirsutum_v2.1, whole genome shotgun sequence DNA encodes these proteins:
- the LOC107962038 gene encoding rop guanine nucleotide exchange factor 5 isoform X1, with amino-acid sequence MEASMKKKDNWTESLSATELRSFNDGGESKESSSSICSSSSSSSGSVSASSLLGLPIRKAITTAAGSVSNNLDVSNGNGDEDEKYKKLGSKINVETDMMKERFAKLLLGEDMSGSGNGVCTALAISNAITNLCATVFGQLWRLEPVPEEKKSLWKREMEWLVCVSDHIVEFIPSCQNFPDGSKLEVMTCRPRSDIFINLPALRKLDNMLLDVLDGFANTEFWYVDQGIIAPDADGSASFRKTLQRQDEKWWLPVPRVPTGGLSDHSRKQLNHTRECTNQILKAAMAINSISISEMEVPVSYLDTLPKSGRACLGDFIYRYVTSDQFSAECLLDFLDLSSEHVALEIANRVEASIYVWRRRSYSKPPVNPNRSTTKSSWEIVKDMMVDGDKREYLAERAETLLLCLKQRFPGLTQTTLDTSKIQCNKDVGKSILESYSRVLESLAYNIVARIDDLIYVDDLTKYSENLSSVPTTVSLITYKKVPVVPVSSTPYKTAITRPSFSPAAPLISPAGGERTPFLKENRNNNNNNNSKPHRRGIGVKRVLTNYLGVDPRAKVCGNPTNDGSSIMNSKTTDMPENQKDEVTSKQSSVQHNGTSMRQNRP; translated from the exons ATGGAGGCTTcaatgaagaagaaagataaTTGGACCGAGTCATTGTCTGCAACTGAGTTGAGGAGCTTTAATGACGGTGGTGAGTCGAAAGAGAGCAGTTCTAGTATttgtagtagtagtagtagttcCAGTGGGTCCGTTTCAGCTTCTTCTCTTTTGGGTTTGCCTATAAGGAAAGCCATTACTACTGCTGCTGGTTCAGTGTCAAACAACTTAGATGTTTCTAATGGAAATGGAGATGAAGATGAAAAGTATAAAAAACTGGGTTCAAAGATCAATG TAGAGACAGATATGATGAAAGAGAGGTTTGCAAAATTGTTGCTTGGTGAAGACATGTCAGGTTCAGGAAATGGGGTTTGCACAGCTTTGGCCATTTCAAATGCCATCACCAATCTTTGTG CTACTGTATTTGGGCAATTGTGGAGATTAGAGCCCGTTCCTGAGGAGAAGAAATCACTGTGGAAAAGAGAGATGGAATGGCTTGTTTGTGTTAGTGACCACATTGTTGAGTTCATACCCTCTTGCCAAAATTTTCCAGATGGAAGTAAGCTCGAG GTCATGACTTGCAGGCCTAGATCAGATATTTTCATAAATCTCCCAGCCCTACGTAAACTCGATAACATGCTTCTG GATGTATTAGATGGTTTCGCCAATACAGAGTTCTGGTATGTTGATCAAGGGATTATAGCCCCGGATGCCGATGGCTCTGCCTCGTTCCGGAAAACTCTGCAACGCCAGGATGAGAAGTGGTGGCTACCAGTGCCCCGTGTGCCTACTGGTGGTCTCAGCGATCATTCGAGAAAGCAATTGAATCACACTCGCGAGTGCACGAATCAAATATTGAAAGCTGCTATGGCAATCAACAGTATTTCTATATCCGAAATGGAAGTTCCGGTTTCGTATTTAGACACACTCCCGAAG AGTGGAAGAGCTTGTCTTGGAGATTTCATTTACAGGTATGTAACATCTGATCAATTCTCGGCAGAGTGCCTGCTTGATTTCCTCGATCTATCATCGGAACATGTTGCACTTGAGATTGCGAACCGTGTCGAAGCCTCAATATACGTGTGGCGTCGAAGATCTTATTCAAAGCCTCCAGTCAATCCGAACCGATCAACTACAAAATCATCATGGGAAATAGTAAAAGATATGATGGTTGATGGAGATAAAAGAGAATATCTAGCAGAAAGAGCTGAAACTCTCCTGCTTTGCTTGAAGCAACGATTCCCAGGTTTGACGCAAACTACGTTGGATACAAGCAAAATCCAGTGCAACAAG GATGTTGGAAAGTCCATTCTTGAAAGCTATTCAAGAGTTCTAGAAAGCCTGGCATATAACATTGTGGCACGGATCGACGATTTGATATATGTCGATGACTTAACAAAGTATTCTGAGAATTTGTCATCGGTTCCTACTACAGTTAGTCTAATCACTTACAAAAAGGTCCCGGTCGTGCCTGTCTCAAGCACTCCATACAAAACAGCAATCACCAGACCGAGCTTCTCTCCTGCTGCACCCCTGATCAGCCCTGCAGGGGGAGAAAGAACTCCATTTCTCAAGGAGAAccgcaacaacaacaacaacaacaacagcaaGCCTCATCGCCGTGGCATTGGAGTTAAGAGGGTCTTGACTAATTATCTTGGAGTTGATCCTAGAGCAAAGGTCTGCGGCAATCCAACCAATGATGGTTCATCAATAATGAACTCCAAGACTACAGATATGCCAGAGAACCAAAAGGATGAAGTTACATCAAAACAATCATCGGTACAGCATAATGGGACGAGTATGCGGCAAAATCGTCCGTGA
- the LOC107962038 gene encoding rop guanine nucleotide exchange factor 5 isoform X2, translated as MEASMKKKDNWTESLSATELRSFNDGGESKESSSSICSSSSSSSGSVSASSLLGLPIRKAITTAAGSVSNNLDVSNGNGDEDEKYKKLGSKINETDMMKERFAKLLLGEDMSGSGNGVCTALAISNAITNLCATVFGQLWRLEPVPEEKKSLWKREMEWLVCVSDHIVEFIPSCQNFPDGSKLEVMTCRPRSDIFINLPALRKLDNMLLDVLDGFANTEFWYVDQGIIAPDADGSASFRKTLQRQDEKWWLPVPRVPTGGLSDHSRKQLNHTRECTNQILKAAMAINSISISEMEVPVSYLDTLPKSGRACLGDFIYRYVTSDQFSAECLLDFLDLSSEHVALEIANRVEASIYVWRRRSYSKPPVNPNRSTTKSSWEIVKDMMVDGDKREYLAERAETLLLCLKQRFPGLTQTTLDTSKIQCNKDVGKSILESYSRVLESLAYNIVARIDDLIYVDDLTKYSENLSSVPTTVSLITYKKVPVVPVSSTPYKTAITRPSFSPAAPLISPAGGERTPFLKENRNNNNNNNSKPHRRGIGVKRVLTNYLGVDPRAKVCGNPTNDGSSIMNSKTTDMPENQKDEVTSKQSSVQHNGTSMRQNRP; from the exons ATGGAGGCTTcaatgaagaagaaagataaTTGGACCGAGTCATTGTCTGCAACTGAGTTGAGGAGCTTTAATGACGGTGGTGAGTCGAAAGAGAGCAGTTCTAGTATttgtagtagtagtagtagttcCAGTGGGTCCGTTTCAGCTTCTTCTCTTTTGGGTTTGCCTATAAGGAAAGCCATTACTACTGCTGCTGGTTCAGTGTCAAACAACTTAGATGTTTCTAATGGAAATGGAGATGAAGATGAAAAGTATAAAAAACTGGGTTCAAAGATCAATG AGACAGATATGATGAAAGAGAGGTTTGCAAAATTGTTGCTTGGTGAAGACATGTCAGGTTCAGGAAATGGGGTTTGCACAGCTTTGGCCATTTCAAATGCCATCACCAATCTTTGTG CTACTGTATTTGGGCAATTGTGGAGATTAGAGCCCGTTCCTGAGGAGAAGAAATCACTGTGGAAAAGAGAGATGGAATGGCTTGTTTGTGTTAGTGACCACATTGTTGAGTTCATACCCTCTTGCCAAAATTTTCCAGATGGAAGTAAGCTCGAG GTCATGACTTGCAGGCCTAGATCAGATATTTTCATAAATCTCCCAGCCCTACGTAAACTCGATAACATGCTTCTG GATGTATTAGATGGTTTCGCCAATACAGAGTTCTGGTATGTTGATCAAGGGATTATAGCCCCGGATGCCGATGGCTCTGCCTCGTTCCGGAAAACTCTGCAACGCCAGGATGAGAAGTGGTGGCTACCAGTGCCCCGTGTGCCTACTGGTGGTCTCAGCGATCATTCGAGAAAGCAATTGAATCACACTCGCGAGTGCACGAATCAAATATTGAAAGCTGCTATGGCAATCAACAGTATTTCTATATCCGAAATGGAAGTTCCGGTTTCGTATTTAGACACACTCCCGAAG AGTGGAAGAGCTTGTCTTGGAGATTTCATTTACAGGTATGTAACATCTGATCAATTCTCGGCAGAGTGCCTGCTTGATTTCCTCGATCTATCATCGGAACATGTTGCACTTGAGATTGCGAACCGTGTCGAAGCCTCAATATACGTGTGGCGTCGAAGATCTTATTCAAAGCCTCCAGTCAATCCGAACCGATCAACTACAAAATCATCATGGGAAATAGTAAAAGATATGATGGTTGATGGAGATAAAAGAGAATATCTAGCAGAAAGAGCTGAAACTCTCCTGCTTTGCTTGAAGCAACGATTCCCAGGTTTGACGCAAACTACGTTGGATACAAGCAAAATCCAGTGCAACAAG GATGTTGGAAAGTCCATTCTTGAAAGCTATTCAAGAGTTCTAGAAAGCCTGGCATATAACATTGTGGCACGGATCGACGATTTGATATATGTCGATGACTTAACAAAGTATTCTGAGAATTTGTCATCGGTTCCTACTACAGTTAGTCTAATCACTTACAAAAAGGTCCCGGTCGTGCCTGTCTCAAGCACTCCATACAAAACAGCAATCACCAGACCGAGCTTCTCTCCTGCTGCACCCCTGATCAGCCCTGCAGGGGGAGAAAGAACTCCATTTCTCAAGGAGAAccgcaacaacaacaacaacaacaacagcaaGCCTCATCGCCGTGGCATTGGAGTTAAGAGGGTCTTGACTAATTATCTTGGAGTTGATCCTAGAGCAAAGGTCTGCGGCAATCCAACCAATGATGGTTCATCAATAATGAACTCCAAGACTACAGATATGCCAGAGAACCAAAAGGATGAAGTTACATCAAAACAATCATCGGTACAGCATAATGGGACGAGTATGCGGCAAAATCGTCCGTGA